The sequence TCGGCCTGGGCGAGCTGCGCCCTTCGGACCTTGAGGGTCACCTGGTTCGAGCGGATGGAGTCTTCCGCCTGGCGGATATTGGTTTCGGCCGAGACGTTCTGGGCATCCGCCGCATCATACTGGGTCCTGACGTCATCGAGCTGCTGCTCGGAAACCGCCCCTTCCCGGAACAGTTCTTCATACCGCTTTTTCGTCGCGGCCATGTTGACCGCCTTCGCCTTCGCGGCCGCCGCCTGGGCCTTGGCTGAGACCAGGGCCGACTCGGATGTCTTGACCAGCACTTCCTGAACCTCGACCGAGGCCCTGGCGACCGTCACGGCAGCCTGAGCCTGTTCGAGCTGGGCGTCCAGGATCCGGTGGTCGATCTCGGCAAGCACGTCGCCTGATTTCACCACCGAGCTTTCACGGACGTTGACCTTGATGACCTCACCGCCGATCTTCGGATGGATGTCGGCGCCCTGGTAGGAAAGGATCTCGCCCGAGGTGCGCAGCTGCTGACTGATGTCGGAGGAGATCACCTTCTCGACGATGACGGGCTGGAGTTTCGAATCGTCGGTCTGCGCCGAAGCGGGCGTGATGCCGGGCGTGCCCGGGAGCAGATAGAAAGGGAGAGGGAAAACGAAAGAAGAAGCCAACAGGGCCGTCGCCAGAAGCGACTTCGAGTATCCGCTCGGCGAGGCTTTCGAGAGCGCAGTCATAAATGACATATTATATATAGCTCCTTCTTATTTATTGGGTGCCCGGGCCAGGAGTTCCCGTCCGAGCTTGCCGGTTGCGAGTCTGTAGGCGGCATAGGCCTGGTGGTAACTGAAGATCGCCTGGAGATACTGGAGGCGGGTGGCGAGGTAGGCATTCTCGGCATCGAACAGCTCAACCTGGGTGAACAGGCCGTTGCGGTACCGCACGCCGGCGAGCCGAAGCGCCTCTTCCGCCTGCTTCAGCGCTTCCCGCTGCGCGCTCACCACTTCCTTCGCCGTCTCGATGTTCAAAGACGCCTGTTTGATCTCGATGTTCGCCTTCACGATGGCTTCCTGGAGGGCGTTCTCGGCGATGGCCAGTTTCGCGTGGGCTTCCTTGATCTTGCCCTTCCTCGAGCCGCCGTCGCTCAGGGTGAAGTTCGCCACGACGCCGGCTTTCCAGTAGCCCTTGCGCTCGTAATTCCCCATCGACGACTTCGACGAGGGGTCCTGCACGCCGCTCTGGCCGAACATGCTGACGATGGGCTGATTCTCGCTTCGGGCCGACGCGATCCCCTGGCTGGCGAGCTGAACCCCCAGCCGCTTCATGCGCACGTCTTCGCGCAGCTCGAGCGCTTCGGAAGCATCTTTGACCGGATCGATCTCCAGATCGACCATGAGAAGACGGTCCTTTGTAGTGAGAACCGTGTTTTCAGGAAGGTCGAGCACGTTCAGCAGGTCGAGGAACGCAAGCTCCCTCGCGTTGGTTTTCTTTCGAAGATCGCTGCATGCCTGCGCCAGGCGGACATCCGCCCGCAGCACCTCGAACTGGGACACCTGCTTCTGGCGGAATCTGGCGTTCACCAGCGCGTGGTGCGCCTCGGCGAGCTCGAGATCCTTCTGGCCCACGCGCTCCGCCTCGCCTGCGAACAGCCAGGAGAGCCACAGCATGGTAGTCTCGAGCAGGACGCTCTGCCGGGTCAGCATGAGACCGGCGCCGGCAACCGATCGGCCAAGGCGTGCCGACCTGAGGGCCGAGCGATCCTTCCCGCTGAGATACAGCGGCTGGGTCACTTCGACATAGGCTGCCTGAGAATCTTTTTTTCCAAGGTCGATCGTTTTTCCGCCCGAAATGGTCTTGGCCACGTCATCGACGTGCGACTGCTGGAAATTTCCGGTGAGCCTGGCTCCGGAGATTGCCCTGGCCTGCAGAACCTGGGCATCAGCGCTCTCGACCTGCT comes from Candidatus Ozemobacteraceae bacterium and encodes:
- a CDS encoding TolC family protein, with the translated sequence MSAIRTPVFRTLLCGLFMLTCITAPTIAQTERREPPTGDVREIASETPDLADAPAQTAESGSADSSDVQDVVPKQTMNEFYESLKNLPVIDTSSGPVKIEDIHLAQVLLLALERNRTIIGSAQQVESADAQVLQARAISGARLTGNFQQSHVDDVAKTISGGKTIDLGKKDSQAAYVEVTQPLYLSGKDRSALRSARLGRSVAGAGLMLTRQSVLLETTMLWLSWLFAGEAERVGQKDLELAEAHHALVNARFRQKQVSQFEVLRADVRLAQACSDLRKKTNARELAFLDLLNVLDLPENTVLTTKDRLLMVDLEIDPVKDASEALELREDVRMKRLGVQLASQGIASARSENQPIVSMFGQSGVQDPSSKSSMGNYERKGYWKAGVVANFTLSDGGSRKGKIKEAHAKLAIAENALQEAIVKANIEIKQASLNIETAKEVVSAQREALKQAEEALRLAGVRYRNGLFTQVELFDAENAYLATRLQYLQAIFSYHQAYAAYRLATGKLGRELLARAPNK
- a CDS encoding efflux RND transporter periplasmic adaptor subunit yields the protein MSFMTALSKASPSGYSKSLLATALLASSFVFPLPFYLLPGTPGITPASAQTDDSKLQPVIVEKVISSDISQQLRTSGEILSYQGADIHPKIGGEVIKVNVRESSVVKSGDVLAEIDHRILDAQLEQAQAAVTVARASVEVQEVLVKTSESALVSAKAQAAAAKAKAVNMAATKKRYEELFREGAVSEQQLDDVRTQYDAADAQNVSAETNIRQAEDSIRSNQVTLKVRRAQLAQAESNLHAAEVQRENAFVKAPFDGRITMRVLDAGAMANPAQPIFRLEQMNRVKVVGSLVEKDLMQLQAGKTEASVRVDTFADREFKGMVTSVYPAITSKTRTGQFEVVLENPEIVLRSGMYATIILSLQTEKNAVVVPKDALLTHNGQTAVIHVTSEGMAVRKPVRVGIVQETRAQILEGLRPGDLIITQGAELVKTGIRVKPVLMEGDK